Proteins encoded in a region of the Neodiprion lecontei isolate iyNeoLeco1 chromosome 5, iyNeoLeco1.1, whole genome shotgun sequence genome:
- the LOC107224132 gene encoding glycerol-3-phosphate dehydrogenase, mitochondrial isoform X1, whose translation MATRKLILAAGASAVGAGVITSHYFLTDSNTVFAEQQVSRPPKRPLPTRESQIKSLKSENYDVLIIGGGATGAGCALDAATRGLKTALIEGDDFASGTSSRSTKLIHGGVRYLQKAIMQLDFEQYRMVKEALHERASMLHSAPHLAHPLPIMLPVYTWWQIPYYWFGIKMYDVVAGSKTVKSSYYLSKSNALELFPMLKGDKLTGAIVYYDGQQDDARMNLAVALTAARHGATVANHVSVVNLLKGLDIDGKRVLVGARLKDELTGEEWDVKAKAIINATGPFTDHIRKMDDQTVKEICCPSSGVHIVLPGYYSPDQMGLLDPATSDGRVIFFLPWQKQTIAGTTDLPCEVTHNPRPTEDEIMFILQEVKNYLNPDVEVRRGDVLSAWSGIRPLVSDPNKPNTQSLARNHIVHVSSTNLVTIAGGKWTTYRAMAMEAVDAAVKACNLKPASGCQTDGMQLEGAHGFTPTMYIRLVQDFGLECEVAQHLAQSYGDRAFAVAKMAALTGKRWPIIGKKVHPEFPYIDAEIRYGVREYARTAIDMIARRLRLAFLNVQAAQEALPGIIDIMAEELNWSAEEKQRQHREASEFLANEMGQMVNRASRDKIPINLTKDEIQLYIKRFQIIDKDRKGYVSINDIRRGLKLFGDKEVPGEELHEILREIDTNMNGQVELDEYLQMMSAIKSGHVAYSRFARMAEMEEAQHEKDILKKKISVERSGGGL comes from the exons ATGGCTACGCGGAAACTCATCCTCGCAGCCGGAGCGAGTGCCGTCGGTGCCGGTGTTATCACCTCTCATTATTTCCTCACGGACTCGAACACG GTGTTCGCTGAGCAACAGGTGTCGAGGCCTCCGAAACGACCCTTACCGACAAGAGAGTCTCAGATCAAGTCTCTAAAGTCAGAGAATTACGACGTTCTTATAATCGGAGGAGGTGCGACTGGAGCAGGATGTGCCTTAGACGCTGCAACCCGAG GTTTGAAAACTGCTCTCATTGAGGGGGATGACTTTGCCTCTGGCACGTCATCCAGGAGCACCAAATTGATACATGGAGGCGTTCGCTATCTGCAGAAGGCCATCATGCAACTGGACTTTGAACAGTATAGGATGGTCAAGGAGGCTCTACACGAACGTGCTTCCATGCTCCACAGCGCCCCTCATCTTGCCCACCCTCTACCTATCATGCTGCCTGTCTACAC GTGGTGGCAGATACCTTACTACTGGTTCGGTATTAAGATGTATGACGTTGTGGCGGGTAGCAAAACTGTCAAGTCCTCGTATTATCTGAGCAAGTCCAATGCCCTGGAGTTATTCCCTATGTTGAAGGGAGACAAGTTGACAGGAGCCATCGTCTACTACGATG GTCAGCAAGATGATGCTAGAATGAACCTGGCAGTTGCATTGACTGCGGCGAGGCATGGAGCTACAGTTGCTAACCACGTCAGCGTTGTAAATCTACTCAAAGGACTTGACATT GATGGGAAAAGAGTTCTAGTCGGCGCACGTCTCAAAGATGAGTTGACGGGTGAAGAATGGGACGTCAAGGCTAAAGCGATAATAAATGCAACCGGCCCATTTACAGACCACATACGAAAAATGGATGATCAGACTGTGAAAGAGATCTGCTGTCCTTCATCGGGAGTTCACATTGTTCTTCCGGGCTATTACAG TCCCGATCAGATGGGTCTCCTGGATCCAGCCACCAGCGATGGTCGCGTCATCTTCTTCCTGCCATGGCAGAAACAGACAATCGCTGGCACAACTGACCTGCCCTGCGAAGTCACCCACAACCCGCGACCCACAGAGGATGAAATCATGTTCATCCTTCAggaagtgaaaaattatttaaatccGGACGTTGAAGTGCGACGAGGTGACGTGCTCTCCGCATGGAGCGGTATCCGGCCCCTTGTTTCAGACCCGAACAAGCCCAACACTCAATCCCTCGCAAGAAATCATATTGTCCATGTCAGTTCTACGAATCTCGTAACCATTGCCGGTGGAAAGTGGACTACATATCGCGCCATGGCTATGGAGGCAGTCGACGCGGCTGTTAAAG CGTGCAATTTGAAACCTGCAAGTGGTTGCCAGACTGATGGCATGCAGTTGGAGGGTGCCCATGGCTTTACACCGACGATGTACATCAGACTTGTGCAGGATTTTGGTTTGGAATGTGAAGTAGCCCAGCATTTAGCGCAGAGCTACGGTGACCGAGCGTTTGCAGTAGCAAAGATGGCGGCTCTAACTGGAAAGCGGTGGCCAATTATCGGCAAGAAAGTACATCCAGAGTTCCCATATATCGACGCTGAG ATTCGATATGGAGTGCGCGAGTACGCGAGGACAGCAATTGACATGATTGCGCGAAGACTCAGGCTCGCCTTCTTGAACGTGCAGGCTGCTCAAGAAGCTCTGCCGGGCATCATTGACATTATGGCAGAGGAGCTGAACTGGTCGGCAGAGGAGAAACAACGGCAGCATCGCGAGGCCAGCGAGTTTCTTGCCAACGAGATGGGCCAGATGGTGAATCGTGCATCCCGAGACAAGATTCCCATCAATCTTACCAAGGACGAGATTCAGCTGTATATCAAACGGTTCCAGATCATTGACAAAGACCGTAAAGGATATGTCTCCATTAACGACATTAGGCGCGGGTTGAAG CTGTTTGGCGACAAGGAAGTACCTGGTGAGGAACTTCATGAAATCTTACGTGAAATCGACACTAACATGAACGGTCAAGTCGAACTGGATGAATATCTACAG ATGATGTCGGCAATCAAGTCTGGTCACGTAGCTTACTCTCGATTCGCAAGGATGGCAGAAATGGAAGAAGCTCAGCACGAGAAAGACAtacttaagaaaaaaataagcgtTGAGCGATCTGGTGGTGGCTTATAG
- the LOC107224132 gene encoding glycerol-3-phosphate dehydrogenase, mitochondrial isoform X2 produces the protein MATRKLILAAGASAVGAGVITSHYFLTDSNTVFAEQQVSRPPKRPLPTRESQIKSLKSENYDVLIIGGGATGAGCALDAATRGLKTALIEGDDFASGTSSRSTKLIHGGVRYLQKAIMQLDFEQYRMVKEALHERASMLHSAPHLAHPLPIMLPVYTWWQIPYYWFGIKMYDVVAGSKTVKSSYYLSKSNALELFPMLKGDKLTGAIVYYDGQQDDARMNLAVALTAARHGATVANHVSVVNLLKGLDIDGKRVLVGARLKDELTGEEWDVKAKAIINATGPFTDHIRKMDDQTVKEICCPSSGVHIVLPGYYSPDQMGLLDPATSDGRVIFFLPWQKQTIAGTTDLPCEVTHNPRPTEDEIMFILQEVKNYLNPDVEVRRGDVLSAWSGIRPLVSDPNKPNTQSLARNHIVHVSSTNLVTIAGGKWTTYRAMAMEAVDAAVKACNLKPASGCQTDGMQLEGAHGFTPTMYIRLVQDFGLECEVAQHLAQSYGDRAFAVAKMAALTGKRWPIIGKKVHPEFPYIDAEIRYGVREYARTAIDMIARRLRLAFLNVQAAQEALPGIIDIMAEELNWSAEEKQRQHREASEFLANEMGQMVNRASRDKIPINLTKDEIQLYIKRFQIIDKDRKGYVSINDIRRGLKGLGIMLSAEELHTLLNEIDMTYNGQMELQDYLQMMSAIKSGHVAYSRFARMAEMEEAQHEKDILKKKISVERSGGGL, from the exons ATGGCTACGCGGAAACTCATCCTCGCAGCCGGAGCGAGTGCCGTCGGTGCCGGTGTTATCACCTCTCATTATTTCCTCACGGACTCGAACACG GTGTTCGCTGAGCAACAGGTGTCGAGGCCTCCGAAACGACCCTTACCGACAAGAGAGTCTCAGATCAAGTCTCTAAAGTCAGAGAATTACGACGTTCTTATAATCGGAGGAGGTGCGACTGGAGCAGGATGTGCCTTAGACGCTGCAACCCGAG GTTTGAAAACTGCTCTCATTGAGGGGGATGACTTTGCCTCTGGCACGTCATCCAGGAGCACCAAATTGATACATGGAGGCGTTCGCTATCTGCAGAAGGCCATCATGCAACTGGACTTTGAACAGTATAGGATGGTCAAGGAGGCTCTACACGAACGTGCTTCCATGCTCCACAGCGCCCCTCATCTTGCCCACCCTCTACCTATCATGCTGCCTGTCTACAC GTGGTGGCAGATACCTTACTACTGGTTCGGTATTAAGATGTATGACGTTGTGGCGGGTAGCAAAACTGTCAAGTCCTCGTATTATCTGAGCAAGTCCAATGCCCTGGAGTTATTCCCTATGTTGAAGGGAGACAAGTTGACAGGAGCCATCGTCTACTACGATG GTCAGCAAGATGATGCTAGAATGAACCTGGCAGTTGCATTGACTGCGGCGAGGCATGGAGCTACAGTTGCTAACCACGTCAGCGTTGTAAATCTACTCAAAGGACTTGACATT GATGGGAAAAGAGTTCTAGTCGGCGCACGTCTCAAAGATGAGTTGACGGGTGAAGAATGGGACGTCAAGGCTAAAGCGATAATAAATGCAACCGGCCCATTTACAGACCACATACGAAAAATGGATGATCAGACTGTGAAAGAGATCTGCTGTCCTTCATCGGGAGTTCACATTGTTCTTCCGGGCTATTACAG TCCCGATCAGATGGGTCTCCTGGATCCAGCCACCAGCGATGGTCGCGTCATCTTCTTCCTGCCATGGCAGAAACAGACAATCGCTGGCACAACTGACCTGCCCTGCGAAGTCACCCACAACCCGCGACCCACAGAGGATGAAATCATGTTCATCCTTCAggaagtgaaaaattatttaaatccGGACGTTGAAGTGCGACGAGGTGACGTGCTCTCCGCATGGAGCGGTATCCGGCCCCTTGTTTCAGACCCGAACAAGCCCAACACTCAATCCCTCGCAAGAAATCATATTGTCCATGTCAGTTCTACGAATCTCGTAACCATTGCCGGTGGAAAGTGGACTACATATCGCGCCATGGCTATGGAGGCAGTCGACGCGGCTGTTAAAG CGTGCAATTTGAAACCTGCAAGTGGTTGCCAGACTGATGGCATGCAGTTGGAGGGTGCCCATGGCTTTACACCGACGATGTACATCAGACTTGTGCAGGATTTTGGTTTGGAATGTGAAGTAGCCCAGCATTTAGCGCAGAGCTACGGTGACCGAGCGTTTGCAGTAGCAAAGATGGCGGCTCTAACTGGAAAGCGGTGGCCAATTATCGGCAAGAAAGTACATCCAGAGTTCCCATATATCGACGCTGAG ATTCGATATGGAGTGCGCGAGTACGCGAGGACAGCAATTGACATGATTGCGCGAAGACTCAGGCTCGCCTTCTTGAACGTGCAGGCTGCTCAAGAAGCTCTGCCGGGCATCATTGACATTATGGCAGAGGAGCTGAACTGGTCGGCAGAGGAGAAACAACGGCAGCATCGCGAGGCCAGCGAGTTTCTTGCCAACGAGATGGGCCAGATGGTGAATCGTGCATCCCGAGACAAGATTCCCATCAATCTTACCAAGGACGAGATTCAGCTGTATATCAAACGGTTCCAGATCATTGACAAAGACCGTAAAGGATATGTCTCCATTAACGACATTAGGCGCGGGTTGAAG GGTCTTGGTATAATGCTGTCGGCAGAAGAGCTTCATACTCTGCTTAATGAAATCGATATGACGTACAATGGGCAAATGGAACTCCAGGACTATCTGCAG ATGATGTCGGCAATCAAGTCTGGTCACGTAGCTTACTCTCGATTCGCAAGGATGGCAGAAATGGAAGAAGCTCAGCACGAGAAAGACAtacttaagaaaaaaataagcgtTGAGCGATCTGGTGGTGGCTTATAG